The sequence CTGGGGTTGTTAATTAATTATCCTCggggtccggaaagtccctatgcaagttttagttgttattaggcaaatggtaaaacaataCTGGGCCTTGCTGGgaaagttttattcaaagcgaactgtcaaggggggcccataaaccctgtgtgtgttaggaacgcaaaatcaaggaacacaacaccggtatgacggaaactagggcggcaagagtggaacaaaacaccaggcaaaaggtcgagccttccatcctttaccaagtatatagatgcattaattaaataaaagatattgtgatatcccatgatatccatgtcccaacatagaagaacctgcaactgcacctgcaattagcaacggtataagaggggctgagcaaagcggaacatagccaaacaacggtttgctgggatggtggaaaaagttagaggttgtttcatggcaatttgggaggcttgataaacaagtggtgggtagcgcgacatagcgatagtatcgagacaactagcaaaacaaagatagtagtggtatccaaggtagcggtcatcttgcctgagatcctgctaggaagaagatcgagtccatgaagaagacgaacaggcgTAGAAGAACGAGTCCTCACAATccgcaacgttatcggaactacGAAGCAACACCGGAAAATTGTTATAATTTTAAAATTGTTTGTGTATTAACATTTTTTCCATGTAGTTATTCAAAAGTATTtatgactttacaaaaatgttaaaAAGTGTGTCCATATTTTTAGTAAATGTCCATTTAATCTAAAAATTCAGCTTACTTAAATATAGTAATGTTCAAGTTTAAAAAGTGTCAGCGCATTTTAAGAAAAATGTTGAAGTTGTTCTATAAATATTGGACTTAAACTTGTCTCAAATGATTGATACCATCTTTTTAATAATCATATTTTTATATCATAGTTTATAATTAAATTTGTTATCTATGTTCGAAAACTAAAATCCCAACATCATTTCGGTTTTGTCAAACTTTTGAATATATTTACTATATTTATATAATACAAGAAAAAGTAAAATTCATATATGAAATATATATTATCAAAATACATTggaggggggggggtcgagaagTACCAAGTGAGCTGGAGGACTGTGGTTGGCTGATAGTTTAGGTAGTGAAACAGTTAGAAACCACTTTGCGCTAAGAAAGTACGACGGCCATTGTGTGGACTTTCTTTCTGTATAAAAACACTATATGTAGAATGATGGGGTTAATTAGGCTTCCCTTGTTTGAGTGATGATATGTATGGTGGAACTCGATGATGCATCAACATCTGCTAAAACATAATTTCAATCATAGTCCAATCTTGTATCGTGTCAAAAGCTTTAGCAAAATCTAATTTTAGTAGGACAATTTCATTCTTCGAGGCTTGGCACAAAAATATAAATTCATACGCCCAAGCAAGGCAATTCAGAATAGATTTTCCTTTAAGAAAATCATACTAGTTGTGGTGTATGAGTTTAAGAATAATCTTCCATAGATGGCTGGCCAAGAGTTTGATTAATGTGGCAGGATTCGAATATGCAACTTCAGCAGTGGGCACGTACCGACTTTTCCCTATAATGAAATCTTTATTTATAGCCATTCTCGTTGTCATGAGTACTTTCGTGGCATCAACAACTTTTCTTATCAACATCGACCTCCCATCATTAGAAAAccaacttggctctgataccaattgttagccTTATCAAAATACATGCAACAACTGAACTCGTTGGCGTAGACCCAATCTGTTCATGCAACTCGCTGAAGTACTTTCTTGTCGAAAGCAATGGATAAGATGTTGACTAGCATGGATGAGTTCTAGGCTTCTAGCTAGCTTGTACTTGTGACCAAGACAGAAAAGCTACCTTATGCTTGGGCCGATTGATTCTAACGGGAACAATATGCACCCATTCAAGAACTAGCTGATGGCAACGGTACCGTGATCAATGATTTTCTTTATCGATATCATGGTGTTGATATTATAAGTAAGGGGTACACATGCATAGATAGGTGTAAAGCTAGCTAACTAAGAGTCCTATTTGGTGAAGACTTCTAGTCCTACTGGGATAGCTCCTATAATACATGCATGTCGTGATTATTGCTAACAAAACCCTTTTCATCATGAAATATTTATTAACCATATCATCACATAAAGCTGATATATTTTGTTCAAACTTTAAGTACACTAATTTCCATTACTCAAATTCCAGACCATTGTTTTGGTCATCACAGCTTGGATAGTCGCTTGGAGGTGGTGGAAGAGTGGAGTCCAATGTCGGCCCGTTCTCCACCATGAATGCCATTGCCATGCCTGACGACGCGTGCTTCTCATAATGGCAATGCAAGAACCACACCCCTGTTTAAATGTCAAATTTTCAGTTGCAATCCGTATTATATATAAACTTTCATGTATAGCTAGATAGATTCCATATTACTTGTTAATGGATTTAGGGCATATATGCAATGCAACATATACATTATTACATACCAGGATTACTTGCGATGAATCGGATGACAGTCCACCCCACTACTGGGACAAGGATTGTGTTCCTCACGGGTGGATCCACCAAATTGTATGTCTGCATATCCTTGTCCGCATCGTATTttccatgcccctgtgcgagaacAAAGAAGTCGTGTCCGTGGAGGTGCATAGGGTTAGAGTAGCTGTACATCACTGGAGGACACTGGAATACAATCTCCACTGTGGTGTTGTACCGCAGCCTCCTCACGGATGTCGCCTTGGACGTCTGGCCGTCGTTGTACACTAACCCAGGTGGTATGATGCTTGGGAACTCTTGGAGTGTGCTTACGCTGCTGCTCACATTGTGGTAGTAGTGCGCTTTGAGCAATGGTATCCTGGGGGGAAGCTGGAACGAGATGTTGTTCATACGGGACACCAAACCACAGACTGATCCACCTTCTCTGCACATGTGTGTCGTGTCAATGGCCATGAACAGTTGCTCATCAACGTTTGCTGGCACCGGTTGCGCAAGCGGGTGAGGCAAACTGGTCAAGTTTCCATGGAAGTAGAAGGATGCGGCTGCATCATCTTTACCGGGCATGTCTGGCTCCATTACTTGAGTGTCATCAGATCTTTTGCTTGGATTGTAGTACACAATCCCTCTTGTTTTCACTCTCATTGACTTGCTGTTCGCCACAATGTAGTACCTGCCAGGTGATGCATCGGCAACTAGCAGAGCGTCCAACGTCTCACCTGGCGCGATTGCAATTATATCTGTGGTGTATGGTTTCACATAATTGGCATCAGCGGCGACCACTGTGAAGGTATGCCCAGCGATTTTCACGTAGTACTCTGAGTGGAGCGCAGCGTTTACTATCCGTAAGAGATATGTCTTGCCCTGCTCGACATTTAGAATGTAGTTGTCTTCGATGACCCCTACACATGGAACCAAAATTCAAGATTAGAACTTTTGATTGCGTATTGTATATGTATAAGTTTGCTTATACTGGAATAAACGGAGTACTAATTTGTCTAGCAGCCTATCTACAAAAATGAACAGCAACATCCTTTTATAATATGGTTGCAAAAATTAAGTAGAAATAGATGCATCAATCCAACGTTTATTATTTGCAAGAAACTTTGTGCCAGATTAAAACTACTATTGGAAGTttaccatttagtttctaagtaaaTTTGCAAGAGGGTTTTTGAGTTTGCTGATAGTCGTCCCATTTTATAGTACATATTctttcctactccctccgtcccataatacaagagCGTTTCTGACatttcaaaaacgctcttatattttgggacggagggagtagtttgtgtTTAAGACTTGAATAGTAGTGATGGTAATTACCTGAACAATTATTGGCGTCTCCAAGCTTTCCATTGATTGTAGCTGAAAGGGGCTCATCACTTAAAATACTGCTCTGAATTCTCGTTTCCAATTTAATAGGATCCATTCCCAACCATTCACCTGCAAGTTTAGAAAGCTTTAACTGGCCTAACTCAACAGTCTCTTTGTCGATAGGATCCGCACATACAAACCTATAACGATGCGGATCTCTTTGTTATAGGTTTGTATGTGCGATTCTTGCAAATAAGAATTAAATATAAATCAGCGCATACAAACCTATAACGATGGGGATCTCTTTGTGAGGTCTAGGAAATGGGTAAGAATTGGGCCCGGATCTTGGCCGGATGAGCAGTGCGCCATGAATGGTTGCACGGAGGCAGCCGACGTGAGCATGCCACCACAACGTGCCCTCCTGGCCCCTGACGTTGAATCGATACGTGAAATTCTTGTTTGGTTGGATTGGGCATTGTGTTATCATCCCTGCTCCATCAGCccagcaattcagctgctgcttcaCTCCGTGCCTGCATACATAGAACAATTTAAAGGAATATATAGCTATCTTATGActcaattttttttactaatcttatGACTGGGTTCGTATACACATGTGCAGATTCGCCATCGCAAGGAGTACTTGACTCATCGTGGGCCAAATCCATTGATTTTTCAGATATTCAGTTCTCACAGTTTTCAAATAGTTGACAGCTATAATCTGATGTACCGTGTGAAGATCTATAAGAATTAAATCTATACCTGACACTTTTTGTACATGCATATATAAGAATAGAGGCAAATACACTAGTGGTACATGAAAAAAGTAAAAAGAGCTTCGTGTGCTCGGACAGTAGTTCCTGAAATTATATATATTATTGTAGCTATATGTACTTTCTAAAATAATGCTTGATTTTTTCTAACCATGATAATAATGTATATTTATTTTACAAATTTCTCTATTTTTATTGGCTTTTACAAAGTTCCAAGAAAAGAGAAAATATCTAACATATCGCAAAATGGGCCGCACTAACTATGGCCCATTTATGCCCCACGAGGGTGGTCCGTTATAAGTGATTAAGGGCCTGTTTGGTAGTTGGCTAGCTTCTAGATCCGCCAAATCTTCATTGGAGCTGGGCGAACAGTTCGGCTcaggctggtcacagtggggaggaacttaggagtaacatcacataCTCCaatacaattttgcttatgtggcacgtatttaatgaagagagaggtgcttgtggtaactagctaagttaccggaacatcacacactccaagaaacaatgagtctataacctaataaatacatcgttgcatgacactacatagatgttcctacccactatggaggtagtaacatagtctaggaaagtgtgaagttactagcttatgttcttgcccattgtgaccagcctcagGGAAGATAGCTTCCCAAATGAGAGGAGAGTCCACATACATAAAGCTGGAGTGGCGTTTTTGGCGATTCAGGAAAAGCGAAATCAGGAGTTAGCCCAAAGTACAGAGTAATGCCACTGCCAAGTGACTCAAGGGCTGCATACCGGTTCGCTGCCTTCTCTCTCCGCTCTCCCGACACCTTATATTCTCTTAATGAGCCTATGTGGAGACATCGCTACATTTCCGTCTAAGCTGAGCCAAGCCCAGCCACTCTCCTCATGTGTCCTGTTGGGCCTAAGGCCACCTTAACTGTTGAGCTGGCTAGGCTCAATCCGTCCAGGTTGGTTGTGCCGTCCAGGTCAGTTTAAGCATCAATTTCATGTTTTTTTAAATTTTAGGCATCAAAGCGGTCATCGTGTGCAACTTGATGTATCTGTTAgcataaatccgaggcataccgttgatcatccgaggaccaagcaatcgcacgagcacgacaccgagatttgttaacgaggttcaccgatatggctacatccccggggcttgactacgggcgctcctccccgtgacaccgtcacaataccgcacccggtcgccctagacaccggcacatgccgccggcttcccctgcgttccggtgctattatgttggcataggttatatcgtgtgtctaccctcgctgtataagagaggcctaggatataagtgtcctacttggacacgactccacatgttatgtaaacacaatacaactacaagtccaactgtaacctacctcgtacactatattcgacacaactccaacaaactccaccttgacgaATATACTCCACCACCCTGGATTTGTCCGTGCGTCAAATTtctatgtacattggacttgagcttatcccatgagcaccgctgctactccaaagactccatatgactccacctgcaacttgtagtcccttcttttcttgaccacagtcaacactcgagcaaaagcAAGTTCCAAATTACTCTAGTTTGCGCTctcaacttccagagtatcagtccaacgccatcacacaccaatcgatgacctgcgtgaaagtgaacaactcacatattgggtgtcacacataagagttacctgaactcaacatcaccgctccttcttgactgcctgtctgaaacttgaaggaatttcaccattgcttgtagtcatcccgagtcaaattcgcagttgtctcaccacatgtatgaccaccagaaccctggcccgtctccatgcccgtgcataccgcacgcctcgccgctattaccgcgtcgagcctccgctgtcccgttcgagtctcaagggtcgcgaacccacaccactcaacccccactgcagagtaccaccgatcaccaccgaccgatgacgagtttcacgcttccatcagaccactgggctccagtccgaactacatgtcactcgcttttctcatccgctgaataggcttcgattctctggatccttacaccgtagcccctcaatccagctccaccttcaacatgactccatgatagatgatcagtccaccccgcgccccgtcgacttcgagctcacatgtgcaccgtcttgaatcaaccccgcgccatagtcttgtcgaggCCACACAAGCACtcgggcctgcgccacgtgtttccatgcccagaagtcggtcaccatcagcatcacgctcctacatcgttgtcgccgatcccaccaccgtcttctgtatcaaccgacttgcgtcgatcccgTCAGACTGCCTAGTCCAACCCAGCCGAACATATCCGACTGTATGACACGCTCaaggctcccaaatcgtcttccacgaaatttccatccatcacatgataatttcatctcagctgacatgacttcccgcaacgccttcaagcatccctgttgttCCAATAAATCTTTCACCcgtgtctgccataacccaaggttttcaattccgtgaacttctccacctcaaactaGGTACCCGTTGGCGCCATAGCTCTTTGTATGACTGACACTGTGAAAATTAACCGAGCTTCCACTGCAATGCCTAAAGTACACGAGCAAAACCTGATGAGGTACACCCCGATGTACTAATAGCAAAATCTAACCAAACTTGGTCTTTTCACGTAGCTCCTATGCACAACTCCTGACGCTAGCTATTGCTTTTGCCAAGCCCCTGTTTCGCTGATGGATTTTCTCCTTCCGCCGATTGATTTGCCTGCCTATCTCCATGTCACGTGGAGACTCGGTCTCCGTTTTGGTCCAAACAAATCTCTGAAGTCTCTGCCGCCGTGCCACCAGCGAAGAAGCCAGCTATCTCAACCATCAGGGTAGACTAGCGCCAACCAGTCAGCAGCCATGGGCCAGCAAGCGGCCATCCGTCCAGCCGCGTCCAACTGGGCCTTTGGCCGTATCGCCTCGCCTGGCCGCAGCCTCCCGGCTGCCATGCGCACGCGCGCCTGTACGCTCGCCCGATCGATCCAGATCGATCGCCGCACGTCCTTTGTTGCTGCTTTCTGATCTTGTCGAGAACTCCGCCAGCTTTCCATTGCTTCTTTTCCGCCGCTGTCCGATTATGCCGATATCCACGCACGCCATTCACGATGAACGAAATCAACACACGGTTCGGCCACCTCTTGATCAACACAACGACCTTCGAATAACCTAGCTCATGACATCACttattagaataaatccgaggcataccgttgatcatccgaggaccaagcaatcgcacgagcacgacaccgagatttgttaacgaggttcaccgatatggctacatccccagggcttgactacgggcgctcctccccgtgacaccgtcacaataccgcacccggtcgccctagacaccggcacatgccgccggcttcccctgcgttccggtgctattatgttggcataggttacatcgtgtgtctaccctcgctgtataagagaggcctaggatataagtgtcctacttggacacgactccacatcctatgtaaacacagtacaactacaagtccaactgtaacctacctcgtacactatattcgacacaacttcaACAGTACCACCAATATATTTGCCTCATATGAATATGACTCAAAATTTTCACGTTTGTCTGTTATAATGGTGTAACATCTTTGGTTCGAGCTCTCACGCACATTTATTGGTAGGTTGTTGCCGGTAAAAATCAATTCATACTAGTACAACATGGTGATGCCCGAGGAAACTTTTTTT comes from Triticum aestivum cultivar Chinese Spring chromosome 5B, IWGSC CS RefSeq v2.1, whole genome shotgun sequence and encodes:
- the LOC123117817 gene encoding laccase-15, with protein sequence MGAIGVALFLAVALAATSGGGDAVIVEHTFVVSQIKLRYLCNDTLVTLVNGQLPGPAIEVTEGDSLVVHVINKSPSGLTIHWHGVKQQLNCWADGAGMITQCPIQPNKNFTYRFNVRGQEGTLWWHAHVGCLRATIHGALLIRPRSGPNSYPFPRPHKEIPIVIGEWLGMDPIKLETRIQSSILSDEPLSATINGKLGDANNCSGVIEDNYILNVEQGKTYLLRIVNAALHSEYYVKIAGHTFTVVAADANYVKPYTTDIIAIAPGETLDALLVADASPGRYYIVANSKSMRVKTRGIVYYNPSKRSDDTQVMEPDMPGKDDAAASFYFHGNLTSLPHPLAQPVPANVDEQLFMAIDTTHMCREGGSVCGLVSRMNNISFQLPPRIPLLKAHYYHNVSSSVSTLQEFPSIIPPGLVYNDGQTSKATSVRRLRYNTTVEIVFQCPPVMYSYSNPMHLHGHDFFVLAQGHGKYDADKDMQTYNLVDPPVRNTILVPVVGWTVIRFIASNPGVWFLHCHYEKHASSGMAMAFMVENGPTLDSTLPPPPSDYPSCDDQNNGLEFE